ttatttattttatttatttatatctttATGCAAAATTTTATTGTTGGTGGTAataagtcattaattaattaatattgtgtGGAACGTATATTTTCTAGTATTGTACACTGCtgtattgttgtattgtacTACATAATAATGACATGCATCGCACGTGTAAATGCCATCAAGTGAGAGATAATCACAAtcaatacagtacagtgtagtacagtacgtacacgtgtacaaaAGCAGTCTTATATACGGGATACTATATACGGGCCAGTGTATGATATACGGGctaatgtaatatatatgggctaatgtaatatatatgGGCTAGTGTAATATATATGGGCTAGTGTACAACCTGTATGGTTACGCGCTCCCTCTCAGTCTGGTAGTTACATTATTCTGTCATGGCTGCACCGCCAAATTACAAACTTAGAGCAGATATATACTGACGTCAATAGTAAGCGGTGgatgacaaccactgttgttttgtttagagTATTTGTAAACTGCTTGTATTTTGAGTATTTATACAGCATcagcggtgtgtgtgtgtactgtactgtactcgCGCCGCATGACGTCAAGCAGAACACCCActtgatacatacatacatagtaacAGAGTGCATAGGCAACCAAAACAGAAGCTAGCAGCCTAGCCGAGAAGGTCACGCACAGTGAAGCACACTGCATGACCTCTAGTTCTTACTCAATGGTTGCCATGCCTACACTCTGCATCTTCAGCTGTCTCTTTCACATGCAAAGTCTCACGTGCACGAGACGATAAGATCGTATTTCTCACATCGATAACTATCGAGTGATCCAAAGCGAGCGTTTCCAGTCGGGCTGCACCCACACAAGATGCTTCTCGTGTTGTCGCTTCTCCTCGCGACGTCTTGCACTCAAACTCAAGGTACGAAAGTGCGACACCTTAACTAACTAGCTAGCTACAACATTGCGGTATTGCTACAGTGTGACAACAAGCCGCATGCTTGGCATAGTGATTGGCTAGCTTCACTGCGCGCCAACTCTCCACACGTTTGCGCAGTGAGATGCAACAtttggcttgtcgctttaagCTCCTGCGTTGTTTATCCTGATGCTTGCATCATACGAGTAGAGATTTATGATTCACGAGTCTTTGCATGGTGGTGACGTTTGCATGCATAAATGGTTGCATTCATCACATATGGTGGTCTGTAAGTTTCATATTGCCTCAAGTGCTTCTAGTGTGACAAACTTGTTGTTTGCCGTAGTCACGCATTCGTCTAGTTTACTCTCTAATAGGTGAGTGTCCTGACGAATCGGAGGGGATTGGAGGAGGTTTGTTTATTGACGAGCAGCCGGCGGAAAGGTTTGAGATCTGTGCTGCGACCAACTACACATTACAAGTGCATGGATCGTATGATGTCAAGCGGCTCACATGTCACAGACTGAACCGCACGAATGTGGTGAACGAGTACACCTACTGGATCAGTAGCAAGGCATGCGGTGAGGACGACTGCTGTAGCATTGTTGGAGCTCCTCAAGCCACTTGTTCGAACAGTAGTCTCAATATCACAACGAAAATGACGATACAGTGTTGCTGTGATGCTGCAAAGACCGGGTCTGGGTTGGAAGTAGTGGCAGGAGAGCCAGTCAGTTGTGATGAACTCCGGCCTCGTGTTGAGGGAAAAATCGAAGAACAAAATATCATGGATCTGACTGATGCCACAAGGGAACAGATTGCGTCAAGACTTAGAGAGGGTGAGGACCTGGAGGATCTGGTTACTATCAAGAGGGTGGCTATGGAGGTTTCCGATGTGGAGATAAACTGTAGGGAAGGGTACAGGTTGAGTCGTGATGGGCAGACGTGTGAAGAGTGTGTGCGTGACTCGATGTTCTGTCGTTCATCTGAAGACGCGGAGGTGTGCAGCAGCCATGGAGAGTGTGAGTGTGGTGAGTGCCAGTGCCAGGAGGGATGGCAGGGCAGGTTCTGTGATTGCACGACAGAAATTTGTCCGAGTGACGAATCGGGTCGAATTTGTAGTGAACATGGTGACTGTATCCTCCAGAACTGCAGTCAGCCGAGATGTGAGTGTCACCACAGATGGTATGGTGACCTGTGTGAGTGCAGTGATGTCCGCTGTCCTCGGGGTACCAATGGATGGATGTGTAGCAGTCGAGGTACCTGCACATGTGGCAGATGTGATTGCCCGGAGGGAATTCTTGGGCTCGCCTGCGAGAGTTGCCGTCAAATTGAGGACATTCCTGGAAGAGTAGTTCTAACTGGTGGTCCCGGAGCACAATACACTGACTGTTTCTATACGTGTTCTCCAAGGAGTACAAACCGAGTGCTGGTGAAGGTGGTGGCTGTAGGACGACACTGTAAGAGTGCAGATGTTACCATTTCCAGTGGTAGATGCAACAACAAGACGGACTCCAGCTCTCTGTGCAATGATGAGTCCGTGTTCTATCTCTCAACATCTAATTGTCTGTGCTTCACCTTCCGCAGGCCAGT
This window of the Corticium candelabrum chromosome 17, ooCorCand1.1, whole genome shotgun sequence genome carries:
- the LOC134193064 gene encoding delta-like protein 1, translated to MTIQCCCDAAKTGSGLEVVAGEPVSCDELRPRVEGKIEEQNIMDLTDATREQIASRLREGEDLEDLVTIKRVAMEVSDVEINCREGYRLSRDGQTCEECVRDSMFCRSSEDAEVCSSHGECECGECQCQEGWQGRFCDCTTEICPSDESGRICSEHGDCILQNCSQPRCECHHRWYGDLCECSDVRCPRGTNGWMCSSRGTCTCGRCDCPEGILGLACESCRQIEDIPGRVVLTGGPGAQYTDCFYTCSPRSTNRVLVKVVAVGRHCKSADVTISSGRCNNKTDSSSLCNDESVFYLSTSNCLCFTFRRPVGLKVELKFASHDGRLAPLVDFLFKNNMLEEYAMDADGWSRLELILLYPSRADTTRSTKPFFDMLPKVYQDLLKSFK